One window of Sporocytophaga myxococcoides DSM 11118 genomic DNA carries:
- a CDS encoding c-type cytochrome — translation MIKLFKVLLFIFAGVFILLIGALIYMKFALPNVGPAPEMKIDMSPAKVARGKYLANYLSVCMDCHSERDWNKFAGPMVEGTLGSGGEEFNQKMGFPGTFYAQNLSPVGIGNWTDGEIFRAITSGVSKDGKALFSVMPHPAYGKMDEDDIKCIIAYLRTLKPVGKQAPESKADFPMNFIINTIPQKPDFHKIPDSTDLVAYGKYIYIAASCTDCHTKQDKGRKVAGMENAGGFEFPLPHGGIVRSANITPDKETGIGNWTEEQFVKRFKAYTDSAARNMVVQKGRFNTNMPWTMYAGMEEADLKALYAYLKTIPPIKNNVVLFSPKE, via the coding sequence ATGATAAAACTTTTTAAAGTACTCTTATTCATTTTTGCCGGTGTTTTTATTCTCCTGATCGGTGCACTTATATATATGAAATTTGCCTTACCCAATGTAGGTCCTGCTCCGGAAATGAAAATAGATATGAGTCCGGCAAAAGTTGCAAGAGGTAAATATCTGGCCAACTATCTATCTGTTTGCATGGATTGTCACTCTGAAAGAGACTGGAATAAATTCGCAGGACCAATGGTGGAAGGCACCCTGGGCAGCGGAGGGGAAGAATTTAACCAGAAGATGGGATTTCCGGGTACATTTTATGCTCAGAATCTTTCACCTGTTGGCATTGGCAACTGGACAGACGGGGAAATTTTCAGAGCTATTACAAGTGGTGTTTCCAAAGACGGAAAAGCTTTGTTCAGTGTGATGCCCCATCCTGCATATGGCAAAATGGATGAAGATGACATAAAATGCATTATTGCTTATCTCAGAACATTAAAACCTGTAGGTAAACAAGCTCCCGAATCTAAAGCAGATTTCCCAATGAATTTCATTATCAATACCATTCCTCAAAAACCGGATTTTCATAAAATTCCTGACTCAACTGATTTAGTGGCTTACGGAAAATATATTTATATCGCAGCTTCCTGTACGGACTGTCATACAAAACAGGATAAAGGACGCAAAGTCGCAGGCATGGAAAATGCAGGAGGATTTGAATTTCCACTCCCCCATGGAGGTATTGTCAGATCTGCGAATATTACTCCTGACAAAGAAACAGGGATCGGAAACTGGACTGAAGAGCAGTTTGTAAAAAGATTTAAGGCTTACACTGATTCAGCAGCAAGGAACATGGTTGTTCAAAAAGGTCGTTTTAATACAAATATGCCATGGACAATGTATGCAGGAATGGAAGAAGCAGACCTCAAGGCATTGTATGCCTACCTCAAAACCATTCCTCCTATAAAAAATAATGTAGTATTATTTTCACCAAAAGAATAA
- the dnaG gene encoding DNA primase, producing the protein MAVSKEILDKINESIDIVEVIGDFVTLKKKGHYYSACCPFHNEKTPSFAVTPAKGIYKCFGCGKAGDAIRFVMDIEGLSYIEAMKYLGKKYGIDIPEGPTKDIDFHKQNERESLLIILQYAKNYFQKILQEHDEGQSIGYSYFKERGFSDSTIKKFDLGYSLEEWEGLFKQAVKEGFSIEMLEKAGLVVRKENANDKNSVRHYDRFRARVIFPIHNVTGKVIAFGARILKTDKSQPKYLNSPETEVYHKSKILYGIYQAKQSIRQEDNCFLVEGYTDVISLHQAGIENAVASSGTSLTEDQVRLISRYTINITILYDGDIAGIKASMRGIDMILEQGMNVNVVTFPDSEDPDSYVRKLGGEEFKKYIKASKKDFISFKTALFLKETEGDPVKKAGVIREIVESISKIPDAIKRAVFFKQCSALMEIEEQTLISEYNKIVLKKNQEKKHEDAPPPDLPPDFFNPDYEPVQEEKKPELTSIEAHEREILRLIINYAPVKLEESKRLYEYVLEQVEDIDFHTDIYRRMLEMVKSEHDNGNLPDKGFFIQHNDEKIRNEAVDMLVSKYDYSPNWEKKFKIFITKEEDNLAEIIYSCVLKLKKLNVMFLLEQNKEQLKNNPSEEEQIRLMMIYTNLKKVDMELAKMIGNVISK; encoded by the coding sequence ATGGCAGTTTCCAAGGAGATCCTCGACAAGATTAATGAAAGCATTGATATAGTAGAAGTTATTGGGGATTTTGTAACTCTCAAAAAGAAAGGCCATTACTATAGCGCCTGTTGCCCCTTTCACAATGAAAAAACTCCCTCTTTTGCTGTAACTCCCGCGAAAGGCATTTATAAATGCTTTGGTTGTGGTAAAGCCGGTGATGCCATCCGCTTTGTGATGGACATTGAAGGCTTGAGCTATATAGAAGCCATGAAATATCTTGGCAAAAAATATGGCATTGATATACCTGAGGGACCAACTAAAGATATTGACTTTCACAAGCAAAATGAAAGAGAAAGCCTTCTCATTATCTTGCAATATGCAAAGAATTATTTCCAGAAGATTTTACAGGAACATGATGAGGGCCAGTCTATTGGTTACAGCTATTTCAAAGAAAGAGGATTTTCTGACTCAACGATTAAGAAATTTGATCTGGGGTATAGCCTGGAAGAATGGGAAGGGCTTTTTAAACAGGCTGTAAAAGAAGGTTTTTCTATTGAAATGCTGGAAAAAGCCGGACTGGTTGTAAGAAAGGAAAATGCTAATGATAAAAATTCTGTAAGGCACTACGATAGGTTCAGGGCCAGGGTAATCTTTCCAATTCATAATGTCACAGGGAAAGTTATTGCTTTCGGGGCCAGGATTCTGAAAACCGATAAAAGTCAGCCCAAGTACCTTAACTCTCCTGAAACTGAAGTTTATCATAAAAGTAAAATTCTCTACGGGATTTACCAGGCAAAGCAGTCTATCCGTCAGGAAGATAATTGCTTTCTTGTAGAAGGTTATACCGACGTAATTAGTCTGCATCAGGCGGGAATTGAAAACGCGGTTGCATCGTCAGGTACTTCACTCACTGAAGATCAGGTAAGGTTGATCAGCCGATATACCATCAACATTACCATTTTATATGACGGAGATATTGCCGGTATAAAAGCATCCATGCGCGGTATCGACATGATCCTGGAGCAGGGGATGAATGTGAATGTGGTGACCTTTCCTGATAGTGAGGATCCGGATAGCTATGTCAGGAAGCTTGGTGGGGAAGAATTTAAGAAATATATAAAGGCTTCCAAAAAAGACTTTATCAGTTTTAAAACGGCTCTTTTCTTAAAGGAAACGGAAGGTGATCCTGTAAAAAAAGCAGGAGTGATCAGGGAAATTGTGGAAAGTATTTCCAAGATTCCCGATGCCATAAAAAGAGCTGTATTTTTTAAGCAATGCAGCGCTCTTATGGAGATAGAGGAACAAACCCTCATTTCCGAATATAATAAAATTGTTCTTAAAAAGAATCAGGAAAAGAAGCATGAAGATGCTCCTCCCCCTGATCTGCCTCCCGATTTTTTTAATCCTGATTATGAACCTGTTCAGGAAGAGAAAAAGCCTGAATTGACTTCCATTGAAGCGCATGAAAGGGAAATTTTAAGGCTTATCATAAACTACGCACCTGTAAAACTTGAAGAATCGAAGAGGTTGTATGAGTATGTGCTGGAACAGGTAGAAGACATTGATTTTCACACTGACATTTACAGGAGAATGCTTGAGATGGTTAAATCTGAGCATGATAACGGCAATTTGCCCGACAAAGGCTTTTTTATTCAGCACAATGATGAAAAAATAAGAAATGAGGCAGTGGACATGTTGGTCTCCAAATACGATTATAGTCCGAACTGGGAAAAGAAATTTAAAATCTTTATAACCAAAGAAGAAGATAACCTTGCAGAAATTATCTATTCCTGTGTTTTGAAGCTTAAAAAGCTTAATGTGATGTTCTTACTGGAGCAAAATAAAGAGCAGTTAAAAAATAATCCTTCGGAAGAAGAGCAGATAAGGCTGATGATGATCTACACAAACCTGAAAAAGGTGGATATGGAATTGGCCAAGATGATTGGAAACGTAATCTCGAAATGA
- a CDS encoding glycosyltransferase family 4 protein: MKILFISPRVPYPPTDGGAIAIYNTVTGAARAGHEVYLLSLNTPKHLQEGPVVPGLVYQEAVFVDTRFSFFKAVKNIIGGKLPYIAERFVSEDFSQAIERLLKKNTFDIIQFEGTYVAWYVDVVKKFSNCPLVIRAHNVEYVIWERLAENKTNPIKKYLYNDMVKKLKVLEKDYYNKFDGIASITFDDGERLRALGINKSIKVVPFGVGIEKFLHKEEVPKKPFTIFMLGSLDWRPNQEAAIWFVENIWPELSKAIPQLELHIAGKNTPPKIYKLKQDRVYIHGFIEDSLRFMQEYDLMAVPLLSGGGMRVKIIEGMALHKAIISSAIGAEGIMCEDEKNILLANTKEEWIGKIKNYFKDTEKYRNLGNNAGRLVENTYSNQVVTRTFIDFYKQLIIKKKA, encoded by the coding sequence TTGAAAATTTTATTCATTAGTCCCCGAGTGCCATATCCTCCAACAGATGGAGGTGCAATAGCGATATACAACACTGTTACCGGAGCAGCAAGGGCGGGGCATGAAGTATATCTACTCTCACTTAACACGCCAAAACATTTGCAGGAAGGGCCTGTGGTTCCTGGTTTAGTATATCAGGAAGCAGTTTTTGTGGATACCAGATTTTCTTTTTTTAAAGCTGTTAAAAATATTATTGGCGGTAAATTGCCCTACATAGCAGAAAGGTTTGTATCTGAAGATTTTTCGCAAGCAATCGAAAGACTTTTGAAAAAAAATACTTTCGATATTATACAGTTTGAAGGGACCTATGTAGCCTGGTATGTAGATGTAGTAAAGAAATTCAGCAATTGCCCCTTAGTTATAAGAGCGCATAATGTAGAGTATGTAATCTGGGAAAGACTTGCAGAAAATAAAACCAATCCCATTAAGAAATATCTCTACAATGATATGGTAAAAAAACTCAAGGTGCTTGAGAAAGATTACTATAATAAATTCGATGGTATTGCCTCCATTACATTTGATGACGGAGAGCGGTTAAGGGCGCTTGGAATTAATAAATCTATAAAAGTTGTCCCCTTTGGAGTGGGAATTGAAAAATTTCTTCACAAAGAGGAAGTTCCTAAGAAGCCTTTCACTATTTTCATGCTTGGTTCACTTGACTGGAGACCCAATCAGGAAGCAGCAATTTGGTTTGTAGAAAATATTTGGCCAGAGTTAAGTAAGGCAATTCCTCAATTGGAATTGCATATTGCAGGGAAAAATACTCCACCAAAAATTTATAAATTAAAGCAGGACAGAGTCTATATTCATGGCTTTATAGAGGACTCGCTTAGATTTATGCAGGAATATGACTTAATGGCTGTTCCTTTACTTTCCGGAGGGGGGATGAGAGTTAAAATTATAGAGGGAATGGCTTTACATAAAGCAATTATCTCCTCTGCGATTGGTGCCGAAGGAATCATGTGCGAAGACGAAAAAAATATTCTTTTGGCGAACACGAAAGAAGAATGGATAGGGAAGATTAAGAATTACTTTAAAGACACTGAGAAATACCGCAATTTGGGGAACAATGCCGGTCGTCTGGTAGAAAATACCTATTCAAATCAAGTAGTGACAAGAACATTTATTGATTTTTATAAACAACTTATTATTAAGAAAAAGGCATGA
- a CDS encoding glycosyltransferase, with translation MKILVALSRFPYPIDKGDKLRAFYQIQGLSKYHEVHLVCIADKTPSPAEFNEVKQYCKSIEVIESRKLKRLINLGFGLFNNLPFQVNYFKSSRMKRAIEKVLKTQSIDMCYVQLVRLVVNIPFSLNTKYYLDYMDALSEGMYKRVKFSRWYEKPVVKLEAKRLRDFEAKAFFYFNGYSIITESDATAFPSDIKKRMDIIPNGISSGFFNFRSFPKDKSYDIIFTGNMGYHPNIQASKYLVNQIMPLLNKQDVKICLSGTSPSIEVQNLESENVIVTGFVHDIRDYLAKAKIFVAPLFSGSGLQNKLLEAMAMGIPTITTSLANSALGAKPGQEIMVCDDEESFVKAIQQLLSNPEYAREIGAKGRLFIQKNFNWEVSNDMLEKAFRKILN, from the coding sequence ATGAAAATACTAGTAGCGCTGTCCAGGTTTCCTTACCCGATAGACAAAGGAGATAAACTGAGAGCCTTCTATCAGATTCAGGGACTGAGCAAATATCACGAGGTTCACCTGGTTTGCATTGCCGATAAAACCCCGTCTCCCGCTGAATTCAACGAAGTAAAACAATACTGTAAAAGCATTGAAGTAATTGAGTCACGCAAACTAAAACGCTTGATCAATTTAGGCTTTGGGCTTTTTAATAATCTTCCGTTTCAGGTAAATTATTTTAAGTCTTCAAGGATGAAAAGGGCGATTGAGAAAGTGCTTAAAACGCAATCAATTGACATGTGCTATGTGCAGTTGGTGAGGTTGGTTGTTAATATTCCTTTCAGTCTTAATACAAAATATTATCTTGATTACATGGATGCCTTGTCAGAAGGCATGTACAAGCGGGTAAAGTTTTCCAGATGGTATGAAAAGCCAGTGGTAAAACTAGAAGCGAAAAGATTAAGGGATTTTGAAGCAAAAGCCTTCTTTTACTTCAATGGTTATTCAATCATTACAGAGTCTGATGCTACTGCTTTTCCTTCTGATATTAAAAAAAGGATGGACATTATCCCTAATGGTATTTCCAGCGGATTTTTTAATTTCAGGTCTTTCCCTAAGGATAAGAGCTATGATATCATATTTACTGGAAATATGGGATATCATCCTAATATACAAGCATCAAAGTATCTGGTAAATCAGATAATGCCCTTATTGAACAAACAAGATGTGAAAATTTGTTTATCGGGAACCAGTCCTTCCATTGAAGTTCAAAACCTTGAAAGTGAAAATGTGATTGTTACAGGTTTTGTTCATGATATCAGAGACTATCTGGCTAAAGCGAAAATCTTTGTAGCTCCTTTGTTTTCAGGGTCGGGTTTGCAGAATAAATTGCTTGAAGCTATGGCCATGGGTATTCCGACAATTACTACTTCATTGGCTAATTCTGCCTTAGGAGCAAAGCCTGGACAGGAAATTATGGTTTGCGATGATGAAGAGTCTTTTGTGAAAGCAATTCAACAATTACTTTCAAATCCTGAGTACGCAAGAGAAATTGGCGCAAAGGGAAGACTTTTTATTCAGAAAAACTTTAACTGGGAAGTAAGCAATGATATGCTTGAAAAAGCATTTAGAAAAATATTAAATTAA
- a CDS encoding bifunctional 3,4-dihydroxy-2-butanone-4-phosphate synthase/GTP cyclohydrolase II: protein MSEKLDTIEEAIAEIKKGNVIIVVDDEDRENEGDFICAAECITPEIVNFMATHGRGLICAPLIEDRCEELGLELMVGRNTAQHHTPFTVSVDLLGHGCTTGISASDRAKTIKALTDPTIKPEELGRPGHIFPLKAKTGGVIRRAGHTEAAIDFARLAGFQPAGVLVEIMNEDGTMARLPDLRKVAEKFKLKLVSIKDLIAYRLKNESLIKSEIGVKMPTEFGDFELLAFRQTNTEDLHLALVKGTWKEDEPVLVRVHSSCVTGDIFGSCRCDCGPQLHKAMELVEKEGKGLVLYMNQEGRGIGLLNKLKAYKLQEQGRDTVEANLELGFKMDERDYGVGAQIIRELGITKLKLITNNPVKRAGLIGYGLEIVDVVPLEINPNAYNEQYLMTKRDKMGHNILNPKKK from the coding sequence ATGTCAGAAAAATTAGACACAATAGAAGAAGCAATCGCTGAGATAAAAAAGGGAAATGTAATCATCGTTGTTGACGATGAAGATAGAGAAAACGAAGGAGATTTTATCTGTGCAGCTGAATGTATAACGCCTGAGATTGTCAATTTCATGGCTACTCACGGAAGAGGTTTGATCTGCGCGCCTTTAATAGAAGATCGTTGCGAGGAACTTGGTCTGGAGTTAATGGTAGGCCGAAATACTGCGCAGCATCATACTCCTTTTACTGTATCTGTTGACCTTTTAGGTCACGGTTGTACTACTGGTATATCAGCAAGCGACAGAGCTAAAACTATTAAAGCTCTTACGGATCCTACCATAAAGCCTGAAGAGTTAGGAAGACCAGGTCATATTTTTCCTCTGAAAGCTAAGACCGGTGGTGTTATCAGAAGAGCGGGACACACAGAAGCAGCTATAGATTTTGCAAGACTTGCAGGATTTCAACCTGCAGGTGTGCTTGTGGAGATTATGAATGAAGACGGCACAATGGCAAGGCTTCCTGATCTTAGAAAGGTAGCTGAGAAATTTAAGCTGAAACTTGTTTCCATTAAAGATCTGATTGCTTACAGACTTAAAAATGAATCATTGATAAAAAGTGAGATCGGAGTAAAAATGCCAACTGAGTTTGGTGACTTCGAATTACTCGCTTTCCGTCAGACTAATACAGAAGATCTACATCTTGCTTTGGTAAAAGGAACCTGGAAAGAAGATGAACCGGTACTTGTAAGAGTTCACAGCTCTTGTGTTACAGGTGATATCTTCGGCTCATGCCGTTGTGATTGCGGTCCGCAGTTGCACAAAGCAATGGAACTGGTAGAGAAGGAGGGGAAAGGTTTAGTCCTTTATATGAACCAGGAAGGACGTGGTATTGGGCTTCTTAATAAATTGAAGGCATACAAACTTCAGGAGCAGGGCAGAGATACTGTTGAAGCCAATCTTGAGCTTGGATTCAAGATGGATGAAAGAGATTACGGAGTAGGTGCTCAGATCATAAGAGAACTAGGTATCACTAAGCTTAAGCTTATCACCAATAATCCTGTTAAAAGAGCCGGTTTGATAGGTTATGGTCTGGAAATCGTTGATGTTGTTCCTTTGGAGATCAATCCAAACGCTTATAACGAGCAGTACCTCATGACCAAGAGAGATAAAATGGGACACAATATTCTTAATCCGAAAAAGAAATAA
- the surE gene encoding 5'/3'-nucleotidase SurE: MAKAKKAASKKKPLILVSNDDGISFYGIRLLVDIMKELGEVVVVAPSGPQSGMGHAITIGNTLRLDETDIFKGVKAYECSGTPADCVKLAKDFVLKGRKPDLVVSGINHGSNSSISVLYSGTMSAAMEAAIEGMPSIGFSLCDYSPNAEMEHGRKFIKQIAKQVLDHGMPKGVALNVNIPAKSKGKIKGIKVCRQARARWQEKFEERRDPRGRRYFWMDGNFVSLDNGQDTDEWALNNNYISLVPCSFDMTAHETLAELNASFSKMKKA; encoded by the coding sequence ATGGCTAAAGCAAAGAAGGCAGCTTCGAAGAAAAAGCCTCTGATACTCGTGTCTAATGATGATGGAATTTCTTTTTATGGAATCAGATTGTTAGTAGACATTATGAAGGAGCTTGGGGAAGTGGTTGTAGTAGCTCCAAGTGGTCCTCAATCAGGAATGGGGCATGCCATTACAATAGGTAATACGCTTCGTCTTGATGAAACGGATATCTTCAAAGGTGTTAAAGCTTACGAATGCTCCGGAACTCCGGCAGATTGTGTAAAGCTGGCCAAAGACTTTGTTCTTAAAGGAAGAAAACCTGATCTGGTTGTCAGTGGAATCAATCATGGAAGCAATTCTTCCATAAGTGTTCTTTACTCCGGAACCATGTCTGCTGCGATGGAAGCCGCTATTGAAGGAATGCCTTCAATAGGTTTTTCTTTATGCGATTATTCTCCGAATGCGGAAATGGAACATGGAAGAAAATTCATTAAGCAAATCGCAAAACAAGTACTGGATCATGGAATGCCGAAAGGTGTTGCGCTTAATGTTAACATACCTGCAAAGTCAAAGGGAAAGATCAAAGGTATAAAAGTCTGCAGACAGGCGAGAGCCAGATGGCAGGAGAAATTCGAAGAGCGCAGAGATCCTAGAGGCAGAAGATATTTCTGGATGGATGGCAACTTTGTAAGCCTTGACAATGGACAAGATACAGATGAATGGGCTTTGAATAATAACTACATATCATTAGTGCCTTGCTCATTTGATATGACTGCCCATGAGACTTTAGCTGAATTGAATGCGAGCTTTAGTAAGATGAAGAAGGCTTAA
- a CDS encoding peptidase U32 family protein: protein MKQKVEILAPAKNLYQGMAAINAGADAVYIGAPQFGARSNATNPVEDIAQLVEYAHLFKAKVYVVLNTILYDNELETCRELIYELYEIGVDALIVQDMAILEMDLPPIVIHASTQANNRDPKHVKFLADAGIKQVVLARELNLDQIREIRNATDVELEFFVSGALCVSFSGNCYMSVANGERSANRGSCAQNCRLPYRLIDGKGETLIENSHLLSIKDLDLSDQLPNLVEAGITSFKIEGRLKDIVYVKNNVSYLRQKLDAFLENNDKFKKASSGKTFYNFVPEMDRSFNRGYTDYFLNHRKERIGSWETPKSQGQEIGKLIEVRGKGYIIENSDLLNNGDGLYFVNENGEADGAQVNVILNNVVIPNTFKPIKEGTMIYRNSDAEFNKIVEREDSAVRKISVKLRFTETNDGFRLTAVDEDGHTCSSSILSSKEISKSGESISGIKKNLSKAGSTPFVVDEINIDLSDNWFLPTSKINEIRRTVLDELMEVRIKEYHREEFQMTKTDHPYPVSQLDFTYNVSNKMARAFYHRHGVTDIEKAFELQWDPGKSRVMVTKYCVKYELGKCWKYNKETMGEKLSEPLVLKHGEVEYKLKFNCKPCEMEIWEKDAEFEIEEY from the coding sequence ATGAAACAGAAAGTTGAAATTCTGGCTCCTGCCAAGAATTTATATCAGGGCATGGCTGCCATTAATGCCGGGGCCGATGCCGTATATATCGGCGCACCACAATTCGGTGCACGAAGCAACGCTACCAATCCGGTAGAAGATATAGCGCAATTGGTAGAATATGCCCATCTTTTCAAGGCAAAAGTGTATGTCGTTCTCAACACCATCCTTTACGATAACGAACTAGAAACCTGCCGGGAGCTTATTTATGAACTTTACGAAATTGGTGTAGATGCATTGATCGTTCAGGATATGGCTATCCTGGAAATGGACCTGCCTCCGATTGTCATCCATGCCAGCACACAGGCTAATAACAGAGATCCCAAACATGTCAAGTTCCTTGCAGATGCAGGAATCAAGCAGGTTGTACTTGCCAGGGAATTAAACCTGGACCAGATAAGGGAGATACGAAACGCAACGGATGTAGAGCTTGAATTTTTCGTATCCGGCGCTCTATGCGTTTCTTTCAGTGGTAACTGCTACATGAGCGTTGCTAATGGCGAACGTAGCGCCAACAGGGGCTCTTGTGCACAAAACTGCAGATTACCTTATAGACTTATTGATGGGAAAGGCGAAACACTGATAGAGAACAGTCATTTGTTATCAATAAAAGACCTTGACCTTAGTGATCAACTTCCTAACCTGGTTGAGGCTGGTATCACTTCATTTAAAATCGAAGGTCGTCTGAAGGACATTGTTTATGTTAAAAACAATGTTTCATATTTGAGACAAAAGCTCGATGCCTTTCTGGAAAACAATGACAAGTTTAAGAAAGCTTCTTCAGGAAAAACGTTTTATAATTTCGTCCCGGAAATGGACAGAAGCTTCAACAGAGGCTATACAGACTATTTTCTGAATCACAGAAAAGAAAGAATAGGTTCATGGGAAACACCCAAATCTCAGGGACAAGAGATTGGTAAACTGATCGAAGTAAGAGGTAAAGGCTACATCATTGAGAATTCAGACTTATTAAACAACGGAGACGGACTTTACTTTGTAAATGAAAACGGTGAAGCCGATGGCGCGCAGGTAAATGTGATCCTGAATAATGTAGTAATTCCTAATACCTTCAAGCCTATCAAAGAAGGCACGATGATTTACCGTAACTCAGATGCTGAGTTTAATAAGATAGTCGAAAGAGAAGATAGTGCAGTAAGAAAAATCAGTGTAAAGCTAAGATTCACTGAAACAAATGATGGATTCAGATTAACTGCAGTAGACGAAGATGGACACACGTGCAGCTCGTCCATTCTATCTTCTAAAGAGATCAGTAAAAGCGGAGAATCCATATCAGGTATTAAGAAAAATCTTTCCAAAGCAGGAAGTACACCATTCGTTGTCGATGAAATTAACATTGATTTATCTGATAACTGGTTTCTACCTACCTCTAAAATCAATGAAATCAGAAGAACCGTTCTGGATGAATTGATGGAAGTCCGAATAAAAGAATATCATCGCGAAGAATTCCAGATGACCAAAACAGATCATCCATACCCTGTTTCTCAACTTGATTTTACATACAATGTGTCCAATAAAATGGCCAGAGCCTTTTATCACAGACATGGAGTAACTGATATTGAAAAAGCATTTGAACTGCAATGGGATCCTGGTAAGTCACGCGTGATGGTTACAAAGTATTGTGTAAAATACGAACTAGGCAAATGCTGGAAATACAATAAAGAGACGATGGGAGAAAAACTCTCTGAACCTCTGGTATTAAAGCATGGAGAAGTCGAATATAAACTCAAATTCAACTGCAAGCCTTGTGAAATGGAGATCTGGGAAAAAGATGCGGAGTTTGAAATAGAAGAGTATTAA
- a CDS encoding histidine phosphatase family protein, which produces MRIGLVRHFKVNQPFPNKFLLSKGEVIKWFAEYDNTKNIEYKNVDLSQINWQHCYSSPMIRAVGTANHIYNGPISEITELKELDILHLLSDKLKLPFIIWAIIVRIKSFSSNKDTNEFKSRIVDFLDNVIANNESNVLIVSHWFVMRVIRKELIKRGLSGDNFKSKEYGTLYVYERRVKQRASDKL; this is translated from the coding sequence ATGAGAATAGGATTAGTCAGACACTTTAAAGTAAATCAACCATTCCCAAATAAGTTCTTACTTTCAAAAGGAGAAGTTATTAAATGGTTTGCCGAATATGATAATACCAAAAATATCGAATATAAAAACGTTGACCTTTCCCAAATAAACTGGCAACATTGTTATTCAAGCCCGATGATCAGAGCTGTGGGCACTGCAAATCATATTTACAACGGACCAATTTCAGAAATAACAGAACTGAAAGAATTAGATATTTTGCATCTCTTATCAGACAAATTAAAATTGCCATTTATTATATGGGCAATTATTGTTCGTATAAAATCATTCTCATCGAACAAGGATACTAATGAATTTAAAAGCAGAATAGTTGATTTTCTTGATAACGTTATTGCAAATAATGAAAGTAATGTTCTTATAGTCAGTCATTGGTTTGTAATGAGAGTTATACGAAAAGAACTTATAAAGAGAGGATTGTCCGGAGACAACTTCAAATCCAAAGAGTACGGAACACTTTATGTTTATGAAAGAAGAGTAAAACAACGAGCTTCTGACAAATTATAG